The stretch of DNA GGAGCTGAGGGACCAGCGGGAAACGCGGCTCGACGACGAGCCGCAGAGCGCCGGCGGCGAGAGCGGCGTGAAGAAATGCGGGCCCGGAGGGACTGTCGAAGTCCCGGTGCCCGCCACTGCCGCCGACTGACCGGCTGACCGGCCGACGGCGGCACACACAGACCTGTTGCGGGCGCCTTCGCGGGCTTCCGCGGCACCAGACAACACCGTGTCACGGGAACATCGTGGCACTTCAGGGCGTTTTAGCCTGATACAGGGAGGCGGCATGACCGAGACGACGAGCGGCCCGGCACGAGGTTCCCGAGCCAAGGGATCCAAGGCCAGCAAGGGTCTGCGTATCGAGCGCATCCATACGACGCCCGGCGTGCATCCGTACGACGAGGTGGTCTGGGAGCGCCGAGACGTCGTCATGACCAACTGGCGCGACGGCTCGGTCAACTTCGAGCAGCGTGGCGTCGAGTTCCCCGACTTCTGGTCGGTGAACGCGGTCAACATCGTCACCAGTAAGTACTTCCGCGGGGCCGTTGGCACCCCGCAGCGCGAGACCGGCCTCAAGCAGCTGATCGACCGCATCGTGAAGACCTATCGGAAGGCCGGCGAGGACTACAGCTACTTCGCCTCGCCCGCCGACGCCGAGATCTTCGAGCACGAGCTGGCGTACGCCCTCCTGCACCAGATCTTCAGCTTCAACTCGCCGGTCTGGTTCAACGTCGGCACGCCCCAGCCGCAGCAGGTCTCCGCCTGCTTCATCCTGGCCGTCGACGACTCCATGGACTCGATCCTCGACTGGTACAAGGAAGAGGGGATGATCTTCAAGGGCGGCTCCGGCGCCGGCCTGAACCTCTCCCGTATCCGTTCCTCGAAGGAACTGCTGTCCTCCGGCGGCAACGCCTCGGGGCCGGTCTCCTTCATGCGCGGTGCCGACGCTTCCGCAGGAACGATCAAGTCGGGTGGCGCCACGCGCCGCGCGGCCAAGATGGTCATCCTCGATGTCGACCACCCCGACATCGAGGGCTTCATCGAGACCAAGGTGAAGGAAGAGGAGAAGATCCGCGCCCTGCGTGACGCGGGCTTCGACATGGACCTGGGCGGCGACGACATCACGTCCGTCCAGTACCAGAACGCCAACAACTCGGTCCGCGTGAACGACACGTTCATGAAGGCGGTCGAGGAGGGCGGCAAGTTCGGGCTGACCTCCCGCATGACGGGCGACGTCATCGAGGAGGTCGACGCCAAGTCGCTCTTCCGCAAGATGGCCGAGGCCGCATGGGCCTGTGCCGACCCCGGCATCCAGTACGACGACACCATCAACGCCTGGCACACCTGCCCGGAGTCCGGCCGGATCAACGGCTCGAACCCGTGCAGCGAGTACATGCACCTGGACAACACGTCCTGCAACCTCGCCTCGCTGAACCTGATGAAGTTCCTCAAGGACGACGGCCTGGGCAACCAGTCCTTCGACGCCGAGCGCTTCTCCAAGGTCGTCGAGCTGGTCATCACCGCGATGGACATCTCGATCTGCTTCGCGGACTTCCCGACGCAGAAGATCGGCGAGAACACCCGCGCCTTCCGCCAGCTGGGCATCGGCTACGCCAACCTCGGCGCCCTGCTGATGGCCACCGGTCACGCGTACGACTCCGACGGTGGCCGCTCCCTGGCGGGCGCCATCACCTCCCTGATGACGGGCAGGTCGTACAAGCGTTCCGCCGAGCTCGCCGCGGTCGTCGGTCCCTACGACGGCTATGCCAAGAACGCCACGCCGCACAAGCGCGTCATGAAGCAGCACGCCGACGCCAACGCCACGGCGCCCCGTGTGGACGACCTGGACACGCCGATCTGGGCCGCCGCCACGGAGGCCTGGCAGGACGTGATCCGCCTCGGCGAGAAGAACGGTTTCCGTAACTCCCAGGCGTCCGTCATCGCCCCGACCGGCACCATCGGTCTCGCGATGTCCTGCGACACCACGGGCCTTGAGCCCGACCTCGCCCTGGTCAAGTTCAAGAAGCTCGTCGGCGGCGGCTCGATGCAGATCGTCAACGGCACCGTGCCGCAGGCCCTGCGTCGCCTGGGCTACCAGGAGGAGCAGATCGAGGCGATCGTCGCCCACATCGCCGACCACGGCAATGTGATCGACGCCCCCGGTCTGAAGACCGAGCACTACGAGGTCTTCGACTGCGCGATGGGCGAGCGTTCCATCTCCGCGATGGGCCACGTCCGGATGATGGCGGCCATCCAGCCGTGGATCTCCGGAGCGCTCTCCAAGACGGTCAACCTCCCGGAGACGGCCACCGTCGAGGACGTCGAAGAGGTCTACTACGAGGCCTGGAAGATGGGCGTCAAGGCGCTCGCCATCTACCGCGACAACTGCAAGGTCGGCCAGCCCCTCTCCGCCAAGAAGAAGGAGAAGGAGAAGGCCGAGGTCACCGAGAAGACCGAGGACACGATCCGTGCCGCGGTCGAGAAGGTGGTCGAGTACCGCCCCGTCCGCAAGCGCCTTCCCAAGGGCCGTCCGGGGATCACCACCTCCTTCACCGTGGGTGGCGCCGAGGGCTACATGACCGCCAACTCCTACCCGGACGACGGTCTCGGTGAGGTCTTCCTGAAGATGTCCAAGCAGGGCTCGACCCTCGCGGGCATGATGGACGCCTTCTCGATCGCGGTCTCCGTGGGCCTGCAGTACGGCGTTCCGCTGGAGACGTACGTCTCCAAGTTCACGAACATGCGCTTCGAGCCGGCCGGCATGACGGACGACCCGGACGTGCGGATGGCGCAGTCGATCGTCGACTACATCTTCCGCCGCCTGGCGCTGGACTTCCTGCCCTTCGAGACCCGCTCCGCGCTCGGCATCCACTCGGCCGAGGAGCGTCAGCGTCACCTGGAGACCGGTTCGTACGAGCCGTCCATGGACGACTCGGACGTCGACGTCGAGGGGCTGGCCCAGTCAGCTCCGCGGCAGCCCGAGGTCCTGAAGGCGGTCGCCACGCCGAAGGCCCAGGCCGAGGCCGAGAAGCCCGCTCCGCAGCAGGCGCACACCAGCGCCGAGCTCGTCGAGATGCAGCTGGGCATCCAGGCCGACGCGCCGCTGTGCTTCTCCTGCGGGACGAAGATGCAGCGGGCCGGCTCCTGCTACATCTGCGAGGGCTGCGGCTCGACCAGCGGTTGCAGCTGATCGCTGACCTAGCCCGGTGAGGGGTTGGCGGAGCCGGAAGGCTCCGCCAACCCCTCACCGCGTTCTCAGAGTTCGCCGCCCATCAGCGCGGCGAAGGACGTCGGGTCGGCGTCGAACCCGCGGATGATCTCGCGGAAGGACCACGCGCCCGACTCGTCCCGGGTGAACTCGGCGATGGTGGCCGCCGTGGACCCGGAGACTCCGGAGAGGTCGCTGAGGGCGAGGTCCGTGTATCCATGGCGGATGCGTACCGAGGTGTTCGGGATGTCGCCGAACACCTTCTCCCCCTCGTGGGGCTGTATGGCCACACCGACCACCACGCGCGCGTACGTGGCCGCGAGCCGGCCGAGCTCCAGGGTCATGACCTCGTCGAAACCGAAGCCCTGTCCTGTCTTGCTGTCCCTGTTGAGGGTGATCGTCCCGTCGGGGGCGCGGCTGTCGAAATGCACCAGGTATGCGGGGCTGTCGTACGGAGCGCCCGCCGTGTAGGTCGCGGCGATGATGTCGAGATCGTGCGACGGCGAGCCCAGAGGGCTCGGATCCCACTTGAGCCCGACCTCGACCTTCTCAATTCCCTTGCTGACACTGCTCACCAGAGATCCCCCTCCTCGTAGTCCCCGCTGACGCCGGTGCTCTAGGCATGTCCAACAGACACGCTACGACGCATGACTGACATCACTGAAGTTCGCCGGTCGGAAAGGCTGTTCGCGTGCCGGCACAGTCCTGTGGATCATTGGCCGCATGACATGGAACGGGGAAGAACTGGACATCGACGCCTACTTGGCCAGAGTCGGCCACGAAGGGGAGGCGAAGCCCGACTTCGACACCCTCCGTGCGCTCCACCGGGCCCATGTGGCGTCGATCCCCTTCGAGAACCTGGAGATGATGCTCGGCCGGCCCGTACCGCTGGACCTGGGGGCACTCCAGGACAAACTGCTGCGGCAGCGCAGAGGCGGCTATTGCTACGAGCAGAACCTCCTGTTCGCCGCCGCGCTGGACCGGATCGGATTCGCCGTCACGGGTCTCGGCGCCGAAGGGCTGCTCGAACCGATCCCTCTGGGGGACGAGGGGGACGAGGGGGACGTACGGCAGGACGTGCGACAAGGAGAGTGGCGGTTCGGGATCGTCCAGGAATCAAACGGTGCGCGGGTGTTGCGGACCGAGCACAAGGGCGGCTGGTTCGATCTCTACGAATACACGCTGGAAGAACGCCTTCCCGTCGACTACGTAGTCATGAACCACTACACATCGACCCACCCCATGTCGTCGTTCATCCGCCGACCGGTGATCCAGAGGGCCGCTCCGGAGGCGCGCCGTACCTTGGTCGGCGAGCACCTGACGGTGACGCGACCGGACGGCACATCGGACGAACGCGACGTATCCGTCGAGGAGTTGGGGGATGTGCTCGACCGTGAGTTCGGTATTGAACTGAGCGCCGATGATCGTGCCGAGCTGATCCGGGCGCACTACGCCGGAGCGTGACCCGGGCCACGCTCGGCGCCGTACGATGGCGCGGTGCTGGTCAAGTGGATTCGCTGCACCGTGGTGGACCGACGGGGGTTCGAGCGGGGACAGCGAAAGTGGGCGGGGCTTCTGGGGGAGCCGGGGTTCCGGGGACAGGGCGGGGGGTGGAGTCGGGAGCGGCCGGGCGTGGCGCACGTCTTCGGCTTCTGGGAGAGCCGGGCCTTCTACGACTCCTTCATGGCACGCTCCCACGACCGGCTCGCCACCGCGCAGTCAGGCACCTTCAAGGACATCCAGATCAAGCTCTTCGACCACCGTTTCGACGTGAAGACGGGCTTCGAGCCGCGCTTCACGGACGCCGACGTGGTGCGGGTGGCGCACTGCCGGGTCCATGAGGCGAGGGTGGAGCACTTCGCGCTCATGCAGGAGAAGGTCTGGAACCCGGCGATGGCGGGCTCTCCGGGGATGGTGCGCGGGCTCTTCGGCGAGGCGCCCGGGCACGAGTTCCTCGTCCTTTCGATGTGGCTGTCGGCCGCCGAGCACGGCAAGTACCGCAGGGAACGGGTGGAGCGCCTCTCGCTGCGGGCCCAGACGGAGGCCGATGTCGCGGCGCTGGCCGGTGACATCGTGGAACTCGAGCCGTCGTGGACAGTGTGACGCCGCGCGCGGTGACCTGCCGCGCGTAAGGGCGCGACCGGCGTCGCGGGCCGCGGCCGCATACGCCGGATGGAGCCCGTACGGCCGACCGGTTGAGCCGCCGGGGAGGGCCCGATCTAGGGTTTCCATATGGCACGTCCGCAGCGCATCTTCCTTGTCCGGCACGGCGAGTCGGCCGGAAACGCCGACGACACCGTGTACGAACGCGAACCCGACCACGCGCTGGCGCTCACCGAGAAGGGGTGGCGGCAGGCGGACGAGACGGGCGAGCAGCTACGGGAGGCCGTCGGCCTGGAGCGGGTGAGTGTGTACGTCTCGCCCTACCGCCGCACCCACGAGACCTTCCGGGCCATGCGGCTCGACCCCGACCTCGTGCGGATCCGCGAGGAGCCGCGGCTGCGGGAGCAGGACTGGGGGAACTGGCAGGACAGGGACGACGTCAGACTGCAGAAGGCGTACCGCGACGCGTACGGGCACTTCTTCTACCGCTTTGCCCAGGGCGAGTCCGGGGCCGACGTGTACGACAGGGTGGGCGCGTTCCTGGAGAGCCTCTACCGCAGCTTCGAGGCTCCGGACCATCCGCCGAACGTTCTCCTCGTCACCCACGGCCTGACCATGCGGCTGTTCTGCATGCGCTGGTTCCACTGGTCGGTGGCGGAGTTCGAGTCGCTGTCGAATCCCGGGAACGGCGAGATGCGGACGCTGGTGCTCGGCGAAGACGGCAAGTACACACTGGACCGGCCGTTCGAACGCTGGCGCGAGCCCGAACCGTACGGCGTCACCGGATAGGGCGGCGTCACCGGATAGAGTGGCAGAGCGATGACCGCTGACTCCTCTCCCGACCGGCGCCTGGCCCGCGCTCTGGCCAGCCTGCGTGGACTGGCGGTGGGGGACGCGCTGGGCTCTCAGTTCTTCGTGCCCGCGAACTACCCGCTGCTGAAGCGCCGGGAAGCGCCCCCAGGCCCCTGGCAGTGGACCGACGACACCGAGATGGCCTGCTCCGTGCTCGCGGTCCTGGTTCGGCACGACCGGATCGACCAGGACGCGCTCGCCCTCTCCTTCGCCGAGCACCATGACTTCGACCGCGGCTACGGCCCCGCCGTGAACCGTCTGCTCAGGCAGGTCCGGGAAGGCGGGGACTGGCGGGAGCTGGCCTCCGCGCTGTTCAAGGGGCAGGGCTCCTGGGGCAACGGAGCTGCCATGCGGATCGCCCCGCTCGGCGCCTGGTACGCGGACGATCCGGAGCAGGCGACGCACCAGGCGGAGATCTCCGCGTACCCCACGCACCAGCACCGTGAGGCGGTCGTGGGAGCCATGGCGGTGGCCGCCGCCGCGGCGCTGACCGCCGACTCCGCGGGGCCGCCCGCACCGAAGGCGCTGCTGGACGGCGTCATCGACCTCGTGCCCCGCAGCGCCGTGGGGGCGGGGCTCCGTCGCGCTCGGGACATGCTCGACTACGGGGACGCGGCCACGGTCGCCGCGGTGCTTGGCTGCGGCCGCCGCACGACGGCTCATGACACGGTGCCGTTCGCGCTGTGGTCGGCCGCCCGTGGCCTCGGCGCCTATGAGCGCGCCATCTGGTCAACCGCCCAGGTGGGCGGCGACATGGACACGACCTGCGCCATCGTGGGCGGAGTGGTCGCTTCCGGCGAGGGCGGGGCGCCTTCGGGGGAGTGGCTGGAGCGGACCGAGGAGTTGCCCGGCTGGGTGCCGGTCACTACGGGCTGACCAGGGGTTCCGGCGTGACTGTCACGGTCATGCCACAGCATGGCCGATGCGGGGGCCGTCGACGGTCTCGCGGCTACTCTTTCCGGCAGGCCGCAAGTTGATCATGACTTGCGTGTCCTCAACGAGATGCCGGTTCGCCCGGCGGCCCCGCCACGCGTGCGTGCCGTCTGCTGCACATGTGCACATGCGGATGCTGCACGTGCGGATGCTGTACGTGCGGACCGGCCGGGAGGGGGTCCCGTGTCCGAAACAGCGTCCACGCCTGAGCCATCAGATGGGGAAGATTCACCAGCAGATTCAGCAAGAGATTCGGTCAGAGATTCAGTAAGAGATTCAGCAGGAGAACCGCTGAGGCGCCCTCGAGCGGAGAGCGGCCCACGGCCTCATCCCGACTGGGCGTACCCGGGTGGCGGGTACAAGCACGAGCCGTTGCTGGCCGACCTGCGGGCAGATCCGCCCGCCCCGGTCCGGACGGGCACGCTCGGCGCGGTGCTCGCGACCGGCCTGCTGAGCATGCTGCTGCTCGGCGACGGGCTCGCGATCAACCTGCTGATCGTCGCCGTGCCGGCCGCCCTCGCCGCGTACTTCTCCGCCGAGCAGGCCGGTCGCAGGCCGCGCCCATGGACGCTGACCTGGGCGGCCGGTGGCCTCGCGCTGCTTGCCGTGCCCGCGCTGCGGGACGCGGGCTGGCCCTCGTTCCTCGCCATCGTCTCCGCCATTGCTCTGGGCTCGCTCGCGCTGCACGGCTGCCGTACCTGGCCCGGCGTGCTGCTCGGGCCGATCGGTCTCTTCGAAGCGGTGCTCTCCGGCCTTGGCTGGGGCTGGCGCGGGGCGCGGAGCCGGGCGAGCGGGTCCCGGAGCGGCCCCGTGCTGCGGGCGGTCGCGGTGACCGCCGTGCTGCTGCTGGTCTTCGGTGCGCTGTTCGCCGGGGCCGATGCCGCCTTCGCGGGGCTCCTGGGCGATCTGATGCCCGACGCCTCCGTTGCCGACGGGCCGTGGCGTCTGCTGCTCTTCGCGGTCGGTGTCGTCGGAGCGCTCGCCGCGGCTCGCACCGCTGCCGCTCCCGTGCGCTGGGACCGGCTCGTCGTAGGTCCCGGCCGTGAGCGGGGCCGCGTCGAGTGGGCGTTGCCGCTGATCGTCTTGAACCTGCTGTTCGCGGCGTTCAACGCGGTGCAGTTGGCCGTGCTCTTCGGCGGGTACGACGCGGTCCTTGAGAAGACCGACCTCTCGTACTCCGCGTATGCGCGCCAGGGCTTCTGGCAGCTGCTCCTCGCCACGCTGCTCACCCTGGTCGTCATCGTCCTCGCCCTGCGCTGGGCGCCGCGGGCCGGGGCACGCGACCGAGGTCTGGTGCGGGCTGTGCTCGGCACGCTGTGCGCCCTCACGCTTGTCGTCGTCGCGTCGGCGGTGCGGCGCATGGACATGTACGTCGAGGCATACGGCCTGACCAGACTGCGTGTCTCGGTCGTGGCCGTGGAGCTCTGGCTCGGCGTGGTCATCGTGCTGATCATGGCGGCCGGGGTGTGGGGAACCCGCTGGCTGCCGCGCGCCGTCGCCGCGAGTGCCGCGGCCGGTGTGCTGGCCTTCGGACTCCTCTCGCCCGACGGCCTCATCGCCGAGCGCAATGTCCAGCGTTACGAGGACACCGGGAAGTTCGACCTGGAGTACGCGCGCGGGCTGTCCGCCGATGCCGCCCCGGCCGTCGACGGACTGCCGGAGCCGTTGCGCTCCTGCGCCCTTGAGGGCATCGCGAAGGGCCTCGGGTCCGAGCGTGGCCCTTGGTACGCCACCAGCCTCGGGGAGGCGAGGGCCAGAGAGATCATCGAGGACCGGCCGCCCACGGCACCCTCGGCGGGCTGTGCACGCACCGGCGAGGAGACCTCGTACCGCTGAGTCGCTTGTGATCGGCTATGGCGACGGAGGGGGGCGGTGGCGAGCTCCCGGGCCGCCCCCTCCGCCGTCGTGGCCGACCCGGTACGTACGCCACGGTGCAGCACGCACGCACGCACGTACGTACGCACGTACGCCCCCGTGTCAGCCGCCCGCCGGGCCCGCCGCGCTCGCCGTGCCGGACAACGCGTCCATGTCGCTCTTGCGCACCCGGACGAGCACCACGGCGGTGACCAGGGCGAGCACGGCCATGGCGACGGCCGGTATGAAGGCCGTCGAGATGCCCTCGGACAGCACTTCGTGTCCCCAGGGCGCGGGCAGTTCGCCGGTCTTGGCGAAGGCGGCCTTCTGTTCCGGCGAAGCGTTCGCCATGAAGTCCGCCATCTGCTCCTTGCCCTCGTCGCGGCTCGCCGTGCCGAACACCGTGGTCAGGATGGAGAGGCCGAGTGAACCGCCCACCTGCTGCGTCGCGTTGAGCAGCCCTGATGCCGCGCCCGCCTCGTTTTGGGCCACTCCGGAGACGGCTGTCAGTGTCAGGGTCACGAAGTTCAGACCCATGCCGAACCCGAACAGCAGCATCGGGCCGAGCACTCCGCCCACGTACGAACTGTCCGGGCTGATCAAGGTCTGCCAGCCGAGTCCGAGGGCGACGATGGCCGAGCCGGTCACCATGAACGGCTTGGGGCCGAGGACCGGAAGCAGCCGTTGGGAGATGCCCGCGCCCGCCACGATCGCGACCGTGACCGGCAGGAAGGCGAGACCGGCCTCGATCGGTGTGTAGCTCAGTACGTTCTGGACGAAGAGCACGATGAAGAAGAACATCCCGAACATCGCCGCGGCCAGGCTCAGCATGATCACGTACGAGCCCGAGCGGTTGCGGTCGGCGAACATCTTCAGCGGAGTGATCGGTTCCTTCGCCCGGCTCTCGATCAGGGCGAAGGCAAGGAGCAGCACGATCGCCGCGCCGAACGACCCCAGGGTGAGGTTGTCGCGCCAGCCGTCCTCGGACGCCCGGATGAAGCCGTAGACCAGGGAGGTCATGCCGAGGGTCGACGTGAGGGCGCCCGCGATGTCGAAACGGCCCGGATGGCGCTCGGACTCGCTGATGTAGAGCGGGGTGAGGAAGGCGATCAGGATGCCGATGGGTACGTTCACGAACAGCACCCAGCGCCAGTCGAGCCACTCCGTGAGCATGCCGCCGGCCAGCAGTCCGATGGCGCCGCCGCCCGCGGAGACGGCCGCGAACACGCCGAACGCGCGGTTGCGCTCGGGGCCTTCGGGAAACGTCGTGGTGATGAGGGCCAGGGAGGTGGGCGACGCGATCGCGCCACCTACGCCTTGCAGGGCGCGCGCGGCCAGTAACTGCCAGGGTTCCTGCGCGAATCCACCCAGGAGTGAGGCGAGGGTGAAGAGCAGGATGCCGGTCATGAAGACCCGGCGGCGGCCGAGGATGTCACCGGCCCGGCCGCCGAGGAGCAGCAGGCCACCGAAGGTGAGGGTGTACGCGCTGACGACCCAAGTGAGGTCTGTGGTGGAGAATTTGAGCGCGTCCTGAATGTGCGGGAGCGCGATGTTCACAAT from Streptomyces sp. BA2 encodes:
- a CDS encoding vitamin B12-dependent ribonucleotide reductase translates to MTETTSGPARGSRAKGSKASKGLRIERIHTTPGVHPYDEVVWERRDVVMTNWRDGSVNFEQRGVEFPDFWSVNAVNIVTSKYFRGAVGTPQRETGLKQLIDRIVKTYRKAGEDYSYFASPADAEIFEHELAYALLHQIFSFNSPVWFNVGTPQPQQVSACFILAVDDSMDSILDWYKEEGMIFKGGSGAGLNLSRIRSSKELLSSGGNASGPVSFMRGADASAGTIKSGGATRRAAKMVILDVDHPDIEGFIETKVKEEEKIRALRDAGFDMDLGGDDITSVQYQNANNSVRVNDTFMKAVEEGGKFGLTSRMTGDVIEEVDAKSLFRKMAEAAWACADPGIQYDDTINAWHTCPESGRINGSNPCSEYMHLDNTSCNLASLNLMKFLKDDGLGNQSFDAERFSKVVELVITAMDISICFADFPTQKIGENTRAFRQLGIGYANLGALLMATGHAYDSDGGRSLAGAITSLMTGRSYKRSAELAAVVGPYDGYAKNATPHKRVMKQHADANATAPRVDDLDTPIWAAATEAWQDVIRLGEKNGFRNSQASVIAPTGTIGLAMSCDTTGLEPDLALVKFKKLVGGGSMQIVNGTVPQALRRLGYQEEQIEAIVAHIADHGNVIDAPGLKTEHYEVFDCAMGERSISAMGHVRMMAAIQPWISGALSKTVNLPETATVEDVEEVYYEAWKMGVKALAIYRDNCKVGQPLSAKKKEKEKAEVTEKTEDTIRAAVEKVVEYRPVRKRLPKGRPGITTSFTVGGAEGYMTANSYPDDGLGEVFLKMSKQGSTLAGMMDAFSIAVSVGLQYGVPLETYVSKFTNMRFEPAGMTDDPDVRMAQSIVDYIFRRLALDFLPFETRSALGIHSAEERQRHLETGSYEPSMDDSDVDVEGLAQSAPRQPEVLKAVATPKAQAEAEKPAPQQAHTSAELVEMQLGIQADAPLCFSCGTKMQRAGSCYICEGCGSTSGCS
- a CDS encoding DUF4153 domain-containing protein, which gives rise to MPVRPAAPPRVRAVCCTCAHADAARADAVRADRPGGGPVSETASTPEPSDGEDSPADSARDSVRDSVRDSAGEPLRRPRAESGPRPHPDWAYPGGGYKHEPLLADLRADPPAPVRTGTLGAVLATGLLSMLLLGDGLAINLLIVAVPAALAAYFSAEQAGRRPRPWTLTWAAGGLALLAVPALRDAGWPSFLAIVSAIALGSLALHGCRTWPGVLLGPIGLFEAVLSGLGWGWRGARSRASGSRSGPVLRAVAVTAVLLLVFGALFAGADAAFAGLLGDLMPDASVADGPWRLLLFAVGVVGALAAARTAAAPVRWDRLVVGPGRERGRVEWALPLIVLNLLFAAFNAVQLAVLFGGYDAVLEKTDLSYSAYARQGFWQLLLATLLTLVVIVLALRWAPRAGARDRGLVRAVLGTLCALTLVVVASAVRRMDMYVEAYGLTRLRVSVVAVELWLGVVIVLIMAAGVWGTRWLPRAVAASAAAGVLAFGLLSPDGLIAERNVQRYEDTGKFDLEYARGLSADAAPAVDGLPEPLRSCALEGIAKGLGSERGPWYATSLGEARAREIIEDRPPTAPSAGCARTGEETSYR
- a CDS encoding TerD family protein, whose protein sequence is MSSVSKGIEKVEVGLKWDPSPLGSPSHDLDIIAATYTAGAPYDSPAYLVHFDSRAPDGTITLNRDSKTGQGFGFDEVMTLELGRLAATYARVVVGVAIQPHEGEKVFGDIPNTSVRIRHGYTDLALSDLSGVSGSTAATIAEFTRDESGAWSFREIIRGFDADPTSFAALMGGEL
- a CDS encoding DHA2 family efflux MFS transporter permease subunit; amino-acid sequence: MTTSQLAKDQEPGAARRAGRPGIALTVIAACQLMVVLDATIVNIALPHIQDALKFSTTDLTWVVSAYTLTFGGLLLLGGRAGDILGRRRVFMTGILLFTLASLLGGFAQEPWQLLAARALQGVGGAIASPTSLALITTTFPEGPERNRAFGVFAAVSAGGGAIGLLAGGMLTEWLDWRWVLFVNVPIGILIAFLTPLYISESERHPGRFDIAGALTSTLGMTSLVYGFIRASEDGWRDNLTLGSFGAAIVLLLAFALIESRAKEPITPLKMFADRNRSGSYVIMLSLAAAMFGMFFFIVLFVQNVLSYTPIEAGLAFLPVTVAIVAGAGISQRLLPVLGPKPFMVTGSAIVALGLGWQTLISPDSSYVGGVLGPMLLFGFGMGLNFVTLTLTAVSGVAQNEAGAASGLLNATQQVGGSLGLSILTTVFGTASRDEGKEQMADFMANASPEQKAAFAKTGELPAPWGHEVLSEGISTAFIPAVAMAVLALVTAVVLVRVRKSDMDALSGTASAAGPAGG
- a CDS encoding DUF4937 domain-containing protein, translated to MLVKWIRCTVVDRRGFERGQRKWAGLLGEPGFRGQGGGWSRERPGVAHVFGFWESRAFYDSFMARSHDRLATAQSGTFKDIQIKLFDHRFDVKTGFEPRFTDADVVRVAHCRVHEARVEHFALMQEKVWNPAMAGSPGMVRGLFGEAPGHEFLVLSMWLSAAEHGKYRRERVERLSLRAQTEADVAALAGDIVELEPSWTV
- a CDS encoding arylamine N-acetyltransferase family protein: MTWNGEELDIDAYLARVGHEGEAKPDFDTLRALHRAHVASIPFENLEMMLGRPVPLDLGALQDKLLRQRRGGYCYEQNLLFAAALDRIGFAVTGLGAEGLLEPIPLGDEGDEGDVRQDVRQGEWRFGIVQESNGARVLRTEHKGGWFDLYEYTLEERLPVDYVVMNHYTSTHPMSSFIRRPVIQRAAPEARRTLVGEHLTVTRPDGTSDERDVSVEELGDVLDREFGIELSADDRAELIRAHYAGA
- a CDS encoding histidine phosphatase family protein translates to MARPQRIFLVRHGESAGNADDTVYEREPDHALALTEKGWRQADETGEQLREAVGLERVSVYVSPYRRTHETFRAMRLDPDLVRIREEPRLREQDWGNWQDRDDVRLQKAYRDAYGHFFYRFAQGESGADVYDRVGAFLESLYRSFEAPDHPPNVLLVTHGLTMRLFCMRWFHWSVAEFESLSNPGNGEMRTLVLGEDGKYTLDRPFERWREPEPYGVTG
- a CDS encoding ADP-ribosylglycohydrolase family protein, whose protein sequence is MTADSSPDRRLARALASLRGLAVGDALGSQFFVPANYPLLKRREAPPGPWQWTDDTEMACSVLAVLVRHDRIDQDALALSFAEHHDFDRGYGPAVNRLLRQVREGGDWRELASALFKGQGSWGNGAAMRIAPLGAWYADDPEQATHQAEISAYPTHQHREAVVGAMAVAAAAALTADSAGPPAPKALLDGVIDLVPRSAVGAGLRRARDMLDYGDAATVAAVLGCGRRTTAHDTVPFALWSAARGLGAYERAIWSTAQVGGDMDTTCAIVGGVVASGEGGAPSGEWLERTEELPGWVPVTTG